CCGTCCTGCAAGGCCCAGAGCAGGCCGACGAGACGCAGCGTACCGTCGGAAAACTGGTTCTCGCGCTGCCATGCGCCCTTATCGCGCCAATGCTTGAAATTCGCCTCGAGATGCCACATACCTGTTACGACATCTTGTTCGAAACGCAACTCGGAAAAGAGCGGCACGGCTTTATCGAGTGCGGCCCATCGAATTCGCCGCAATCGTGCATCGCGCACCTTTTTCGGGGTAGCTGCAATGCGTTGCATCAACCCCTGGCCGAACGGATCCTGCTCCAGCACACGGCCGCTGATCTCGTCGCCGTGTTTAAGTAATTGGGGAACCAAATGTAGATAAGTCGTCGCGCCGAAAAAATCATATAAATCCCGAAACTCGACATTGGTGGCGATCTGTTCCAGATGCGTCTGGGTGAGCCGTTCCGGGTCCTTACGGTCTTCGTCGTTAGGACGGACAACGATCTCACGACCGTTCAGCATGACACGCTCTTGCGTCACGATAGGTCGCTGTTGCCCCTTGCCTTCGGACTTCAGCGCCAACACGTAGTGCCATATGTGGGGGGGGCTATGGGCCGTATCGTCCGTTACCTCGACCTCGATGCGGACTTCTGGGTCTCTGCGCGCATGCAGGCTACGCAGGCGGCTTAGTCCACCGCAGCGTTCCACCGCCTGCTGCAGGCCGCCGCCCTTGGCTTGCACGATGGTGCGCAAAAAACGGAAAACCTCCAGCAAGTTCGACTTGCCCGCGGCATTTGGTCCTAGTACGTAAGTCCTCGGACCGAGCGTGACATCCACCGAACGGAAATTCCGCCAATTTTTTAATATCAATCGGGTAATTTGCATACTCAATCCTTCAACAGCATTACCTTCAGCGACTCGATTCCCCGATCGTCGACGATCTTCACCGCGATCTTGCGATGATCGCCGGCCGCGAATGGCAGGCTCACCGTGCCGTGGAACGCCTGCAGTTTGGCTTCGTCCAGCTCCGCGCGGATGTTCTTTTTGAGTTTCTCCCAACCCTCGCCCTTGCCCGCCATCGGGAAGAACACCTGGCGCGGAAACAGCGAGCGGTCGTCGTAATCGGTGTCGAGCGACCACATCGCGATCTTGCTTTTGCCGCCCGAGACCAACTCGCCCTTGACGGTATCGAAATAATCAAAACCGTGCACCTCGACCTCGTACAGGCCGTCCCGGCGGCGGCGCACCTCCACCTCGGGCTGCCCCATGAGCCAGAAGCTCTGGTTGCTGGCGCGCGCCCTTTTCAGGTCCTCGGTCAGCAGGTCCGGGTTCATCTGCGCCTTGAGCGCCGTGATGCCGCGGATCGCGTCGATGTCCTTGGCCGCCTCCGGGTCGAAGGCGAAGGCGCAAAACACGATCATCTTCGGCAGCGGAAAGAGCGTGCCGGCCTCGTTCAGGGCGTGCGCCACCTGTCGCTGCTCCAGCGCCGCGTGCTCGGGACCGAAGCTCACCACCACCCGCTCGCCGGAATCCAGGTGCCCCGCCGCATGCAGGTAGCGGATTGCGGGGTCGCTGGGCAGCGGCTCCAGGTCGGCGAAGCGCAACACCTGACCGCCCCCGCCACGGATGCCGGTCTTCAGCAGCTCGTCGCGCCATTGGTGTTGCCGACCGCTCTCGCCCAGCCGCGCGACGCTTGCGTCGGCCTGCGCCGGCCCGAGCGGCTCGTCGAGCGATTTCACTGTCGGGAAGGGCACCGCCTCCACGGTGAACGGCCCGGTGATGCGCAGCTTGTTTTTGGCCACCGCCGGCTGGTCGTAGAGCAGCTCCTGATCCGCGTGGGCGGCGATCGACGCATCCATCGCGCGCTGCATCGCCTGCCGCGCGGCGTGAAAGGCCTCGAAGGCGGCGCGGGCCGCTTCCGGCCAGTCGGCCGGGAAGTCGAACGGCACCTCCCATTCGAGCAGGGCGCCGGCCATCACCTCGTCGCCGCAAGGCAGGGTTTCCTTTTTGCTCGCCGGCAGCGAAAAATCGACGGCCTTGCCCTTGCGCCCGCCTTCCGTCACCACGTAGGGCGCTGGCGGCGCGGCACGCAGCGCGGCGTTGAGATCGGCCAGCGCCGCCTCGATCGCCGGGTGCATGCGATCGTAGATCGCGTCGATTTCCTGGTTATTAGCAATAGTACTGAGGGTGATGTAAGGCTGTGCTCTGTAGATGAAGCCGCCTTTGAGCCCCTCGTGCGGGTACTTGAGCTCGTAATAGTCGTAGCTCGCCGTCATCAACCGCTGCTTGGCGAGTGTGACCGCCACGCGCGAGGTGTCGCAAGTGATCCAGCGTCGGCCCCATTTCTCGGCAACGAAAGCGGTGGTACCGGAGCCGCAGGTCGGGTCGAGCACCAGATCGCCGGGGTCGGTGGTCATCAATAGACAGCGTTCAATAACACGGTCAGATGTTTGGACTACGTAGACCTTTTGATCGCTGTAACCAGCAGCAGTATCAATCCATGAGTTCTCAAGTTGTACTAGACCAAAATCCGAATGAAATTGGCGAAAATAAGGATTGCTGCCTAAGATGACGAGCCTATTAGCCTTAACTAGTCGAGCCATGCCGTCATGATGTGTTCGCCAACTCTTTCCGCTAAGCGGGGAGTGGCTATCACCGAGAGCATCAAACACATACGTGCATGAAGGCGTATATCCAGATGAGGTAAGCACCGAGCGTTTGAAAATTCTTTGTCTTGCCTCTGCGTTTAGCTCTGCTATTTCTTCCTTGCCGATCTTCTTGAAAATTCCGCCACCGCTGTCAAGGAAGCAAAATTCAGGCTCATCCTCAATCTCACGGGCACGATATATCGGTCGATATTTAGTCCTCGACCTGTCCTTCGCGTACCACACGATGTAGTCATATACAGATGCGAGCCCCGCTTGGCCTAAAGGGGACATGCTTCTGAAATTTATCTGCGCATAAAAATTATCTATTCCAAAAATCTCATCCATCAGTTCCCGAACATGATGGACATTTTCATCAGAAATCTGCACGAAGATGCTGCCGGATTCGTGCAACAGCTCGCGCGCGAGCAACAGCCGGTCGCGCAGATAGGTCAGGTAGGAGTGAATGCCCAGCTCCCAGGTGTCGCGGAACGCGCGGATCTGTTCGGGTTCCTGCGTCAGATCTTCGTCGTTGCGGTCTTTCACGTCCCGCCGGTTGACGAAGGGCTGGAAGTTGCTACCGTATTTGATGCCATAGGGCGGATCGATGTAGATCATCTGCACCCGACCGCGCATGCTCTCCTTTTGCAGCAGGCTGTTCATCACCAGCAGGCTGTCGCCGGCGATCAGGCGGTTGGCCCAGCCTTTTTCGTGCCGGTAGAAATCAATGGCGTCACGCAGCGGCAGGTTTTCGAACGGCGCGTTGAACAGCCCGTATTGGAAGGGGCCGGATGACTGCTCGCCCCGGACCTTGCCTTCGCCCTTCATCGCCTTGCGCACCGCGGCCAGGATGCTCATCGGGTCGATGCGCTCGTGCACGTGCAGGGAGACGGTGTCGACCTCGAAGCTGGTGCGTTCGGCCTTGCCCGCCCAATTGAGATACGGCGCTTGCAGGCGCTTGAGTTCCTGCAAGGCCGCGCGCATGCGCTCGGCGTCGCCGGACGCCAGCGCGTCGTCGATCAGCGCCTCGATGCGGGCGCGCTGCGGGTCGAACTGCAGCGCCGGGTCGAGGTGGGGGTCGTAGGTCCAGCGGGTTTTGCCCGCGTCCGGGTCGGTGGCGGGGGTGACCATCCCCACCTCAGGGTTGTTCACGCGGCGGTCGCCGTGCCGGTAGGAGAGGATTTGCGCTGGTCCATCGCCCACGCCGCGCGGCGGCCGGCCGACAGCCGCGCGGCCGGCCGTGCTGGTCCGCCGGGGTGTCGTGGCGGTGGTCGCCGTCGCGGGCGCCTCCACGGGTCGCAGGTCAAAGTCGTCCGGTGGCGCAGAGTGGCTTTCGGACACGGATATTTCGGCCGGATGGCCGTCTGGCGCAGGCACGGCACGCCGCACGGAGCCGCCACGCCCCTGCCCTTTGACCAATACGCCCTGTGCGACCAGCGTGCCGTGGACTTGCCAGTATTCGTCTTCGCTCAGCGTCAGGCCGTCGGTGGCGAGCCGGGCCTCGATCTCGCGCCGCAGCCACACGTTTCCAACCGCTCGACCGTCGCTGGGCACCAAGGACAGCAAGATGCTGGCGATACGCTGGATTTTGTCGGCCGTTTGACGTGGAGGTGTCGTCGACACGTTGAACCCCTGGATGCAGCGCTCCCCTCGCGCCCAACTGACGATCGTAACAGGGTTGCCCCGGCGCCGGGCAACCCCAAGCGAAGGCGGGAACCCCGCCGTTAGCACTCGATCAAAGAGAGTGCTAATATGAACACACAATCACTGATCCGGAGAGGAGGCCCCATGACCGCGATGACCCCTGCCCTGTCGAGCGCCGCGCCGGTACCCGCGCCGGTGTGGTCGAGCACGTCGCTGACGCTGCCGCCGCTGGGAAATCTGGACGCGTACATCAGCGCGGTCAACCGCATCCCGATGCTCACGGCCGAGGAGGAGCGCGACTGCGCGCGCCGCTGGCGCGAGCAGCACGACCTGGAGGCCGCGGGGCGTCTGGTGCTGTCGCACCTGCGGCTGGTGGTAGCGATTTCGCGCCAGTACCTGGGGTATGGGCTGCCGCAGGCGGACCTGATCCAGGAGGGCAATATCGGCCTGATGAAGGCGGTCAAGCGCTTCGATCCCGCGCAGGGCGTGCGGCTCGTGAGCTACGCGGTGCACTGGATCAAGGCCGAGATCCACGAGTTCATCCTGCGCAACTGGCGCATGGTCAAGGTCGCGACCACGAAAGCGCAGCGCAAGCTGTTCTTCAACCTGCGCGCGCTCAAGCGCGACCTGCGCGCGGGCGCGGCCGACGAGGATGCCGTGCGCGAACGCCTGAGCGACGCCGAAATCGACGTCGTCGCGCGCGAGCTCAAGGTCAGCCGTGACGATGTCATCGAGATGGAAACCCGCCTGTCGGGCGGCGACGTCGCGCTCGATCCGCTGCCGGGCGACGACGGCGAAGACACCCACGGCCCGATCGCCTACCTGGCCGACCACCGCCACGAGCCGACCGCGGTGCTGGAGGCGCGCGAGCGCGAGCTGCTCGCCAGCGAAGGCATCGAGCGCGCGCTCGCGCAACTCGACGAGCGCTCGCGCCGCATCGTCACCGCGCGCTGGCTGCAGGTCAACGACGACGGCAGCGGCGGCGCGACGCTGCAGGAGCTGGCCCATGAGTATGGCGTGAGCGCCGAGCGCATCCGCCAAATCGAAGCGGCGGCGCTAAAAAAATTGCGCAAGGCGCTGGAAGCGTACGCGGCGTGACCGGTCGCTTCAGGCCGCGCGGGATTCCAGCAACGCAGCCATCGCCTCGACAAAAGTGGCGGCCTGGCCAATCAGGGTGTGGGCGTCCTCCGGCTGCACGGCCTCGCCACCGTAGTCCGCAACCATGCGGATTTCGTGCGCCCGGTTGAGCCAGCGGCCCAGTTCGGGTTTCACGTGCCCGCCCTTGACCAACCGCTGGCCGAAGATGGCGATGAGGCCGCTGTGCGTCCGTGCGACGGAGGGGTCCATGCCGCCATCCACACCCAATAGCGCGGCGCGGGCCGCATCGAACATCGCGTAGTAGGCCCGGTTGACCGCACCGTCCACATCCCCCAGCGCGAACAGCGCCTCAGCAGAGGCCAAGGCCGTTTTTGCCTTGCGGATCAACGCAGTGGTGGCGGGGTTGTCGGCGGTCACAGCGGCACGCCCTCGCGCTCGATATTGCGCAGCAGCGCCGGATTGGAGAAGGTATCCGGGTGCTCCCACTCGTCCAGCCACACGGGCAACGGCGAAATCAAGACGTTCGTTGCCAGCAGGACATCAAAGGCCGCATCGGCCATGTCGAGCTTGATGGGCAGGGTGCGCCGGCGTTCCCCGCGCAGGATGACCGCAAGATCCACGTCGCTGTCCGGCCGTGGATTTCCACGGGCGCGGCTCCCGTAAACGATGGCACCCGCCAGATCGTACCGGCCGCGGATGCGGTCGAGGAACTGGCGCGCGGCCCGCTCGGTATCCGGATCCAGGCGATGCATTCGGGTTCCCTTCGGCTGCGCAGCATGATCCGCCACGTGCGGCGCAACTATCCTAGCACGTGGGCGACGCTAACAGGGCACGGCGCGTTTCACGCCAGCCGACAAAGCGGCCGCGAAGCGTCAGCGCCCTCAACCCTCCCGGCGCAGCGCCGGGAAGAGGATCACGTCGCGGATGCTGGCGCTGTCGGTCAGCAGCATGACCAGCCGGTCGATGCCGATGCCGCAGCCGCCCGCGGGCGGCATGCCGTACTCGAGCGCGCGGATGTAGTCGGCGTCGAAGTACATCGCCTCGTCGTCGCCGGCGTCCTTGTTGGCGACCTGGGCGTGGAAGCGCGCCGCTTGATCTTCCGGGTCGTTGAGTTCCGAGAAGCCGTTGGCGACCTCGCGCCCGGTGATGTAGAGCTCGAAGCGTTCGGTGATGGTGGGGTCGGTGTCGCTGGCACGCGCCAGCGGCGAGATTTCGGTCGGGTGGTTGCAGATGAAGGTCGGCTGCCAGAGCTTGTCCTCCACCGTCTCCTCGAAATAGAGCACCTGCAGCCCGGCCAGGCTGCGGCTGTCCAGCCGCTCCTTCACCGGATCGACGCCGAGGCGACGCAACTGCGTCCGCAGCCACTCGGGATCGTCGACGCGCTCGCCCGCGTCGGTGTGGCGCAGGATCGCCTCGCGGATGGTCAGGCGCTCGAACGGCGCGTCCAGATCGACGTCACGCCCCTGATAGACGAGCCGCCCGCCCCCGCACACCGCATGCGCCACCTGGCGGATGAGCCGCTCAGTGTAGGCCATCATGTCCGCGTGGTTCCAGTACGCGGCGTAGAACTCCATCATCGTGAACTCGGGGTTGTGGCGGACGCTGATCCCCTCGTTGCGGAAGTTGCGGTTGATTTCGAACACGCGGTCGAACCCGCCAACCAGCAGGCGCTTCAGATACAGCTCCGGCGCGATGCGCAGGTACATCTCCTGATCCAGCGCGTGGTGGTAGGTGACGAACGGCCGCGCGTTGGCCCCCCCGGGGATGGGGTGCAGCATCGGCGTTTCCACCTCCAGAAAGCCGTTGCTCACCATCACCTCGCGCAGCGCGGTGACGGCGCGGCTGCGCGCGACGAAGCGCTCGCGCGCCGCGACGTCGGTCATCAGGTCCACGTAGCGCTGGCGGTACTTCAGCTCCTGGTCGTGCACGCCGTGGAACTTGTCCGGCAGCGGGCGCAGGCTCTTGACGACCAGTCGCAGCCGGTCCGCCTTTACCGAGAGCTCGCCGGTGCGGGTCTTGAACACCGTGCCCTCGGCGTAGAGGATGTCGCCCAGATCCCAATGCTTGAACGCCTCGTAGGTCGCCTCGCCCAGCGCATCCTTGGTCAGGTAGAGCTGGATGCGCCCACCGGTGGGCCCGAAGGAGGCGTCCTGGATGGTCGCGAAGCTCGCCTTGCCCATCACACGCTTGAGCATCATGCGCCCGGCCACGCTCACGCGCGCCTGCAGCGGCTCCAGCAGCTCGTTGCTCATGTGGCCGTACTCGGCCTGCAGTCCCTCGGCCGTGTGCTGCGGGCGCACATCGTTGGGGAATGCCACCGGCCCGCCCTGCTGGGCTGCGGCACGCAACGCCCGCAATTTCTCGCGGCGCTCGGCGATCAGCGGGCTGTCCGCGTGGGCGTCGGCGGGGGTCGGTTCGGTCGGGGGCTGGGTGGTCATGGCGTCGGCAACGAAAAACGGGCCTTGCGGCACCGGTGCGCAAAGCCCGTTATTGTAGGTGGCGGGGCCCGACACACGCCGGGCGGCCCGCTGCTCAGGCGGTGGCGGCTTCGCCCAGGTACGCGGCGCGCACCTTCGGGTCGTCCAGCATTGCCTTGGCCTCGCCGGTCATCAGGATCTCACCCGAGTCCATCACGTAGCCGCGGTCGGCCACCTGCAGCGCGCGGCGGGCATTCTGCTCGACCAGCAGCACCGTCATGCCCTGCGCGTGCACGTCGCGCACGACCTCGAAGATCTTGTCGACCATGATCGGCGACAGGCCCATCGACGGCTCGTCGAGCAGCAGCAGCTTGGGTCGCGCCATCAGCGCGCGCGCCATCGCCAGCATCTGCTGCTCGCCGCCGGACATGGTGCCGGCGAGCTGGTCGCGCCGTTCTTTCAGGCGCGGAAACAGCGCGAACATGCGCTCGATGTCGGCCTCGATGCCCGCCTTGTCGGTGCGCACGTAGGCGCCCATCAGCAGGTTTTCGGTGATGGTCATGCGTGTGAAGACCCCCCGACCCTCCGGCACCATCACCAGGCCCAGCTTGACCAGGTCCCACGACCCCATGCCGCGGATGCTGCGCCCCTGGTAGACGATGTCGCCGGCCTCGGCCAGCAGCATGCCGGTGATGGCCTTCATCGTCGTCGTCTTGCCGGCACCGTTGGAGCCGATGAGCGTGACGAGCTCGCCCTCGCGCACCTCCAGATCGACGCCTTTGACGGCCTTGATGCCGCCGTACGAGACCTTCAGGCCCGTGACTTTCAACAGGGTGTTGGCCATTTTCAGTGTCCTCCGGTGCCCAGGTAGGCCTCGATCACTTTGGGATTGCGCTGCACCTCGGCGGGCGTGCCTTCGGCGAGCTGCTTACCGTAGTCCAGCACCGTGACGCGGTCGCACAGGCCCATGACGAGCTTGACGTCGTGTTCGATGAGCAGGATGGTGCGCCCGTCGCGGCGGATGCGGTCGATCAGCTCGCGCAACTGCACCTTCTCGGTGGCGTTCATGCCGGCCGCCGGCTCGTCCAGCGCGATGAGCTGCGGGTCGGTGGCGAGTGCCCGCGCGATCTCGAGGCGCCGCTGGTCGCCGTACGAGAGCGTGCGCGCCTTGTAGTCGGCGTACTTGGCGATACCGACGTACTCCAGCAGCTCCATCGCGCGCTCGGCGATGGCCTTTTCCTCGGCCTTGAAGCCGGGGGTGCGCAGGATCGCGCCGATCAGCCCGGTGCGCGTGCGCACGTGCCGGCCGACCATCACGTTTTCCAGCACCGTCATCTCGGCAAAGAGCCGGATGTTCTGGAATGTGCGGGCAATACCCGCCTTGGCCACCTCGTGCACGGCGGTGGGGACATACGGCTTGCCACCGAGCTCGAACGTGCCGCTGTCGGGCGTGTACAGCCCCGTGATCACGTTGAAGAACGTCGTCTTGCCGGCGCCGTTGGGGCCGATCAGGCCATAGACCTGGCCACGCTGGATCTGGATGCCGACGTCGGAGAGCGCCTGCAGGCCGCCGAAGCGCTTGGAGACGCCGCTGACTTTCAGAATCGTATCGGTCATGTCGCGCTCCTCACTTGCTCAGGGCCTTGCCGTGCTCGGGCGCGGGCCACAGGCCGCGCGGACGCAGCAGCATCACGATGATCATCGCCAGCGCGATCAGCAGCTGACGCAGGATTTCCGGCGCCAGCCGCCCGTCCGTCAGGTGGTGCAACGGACCGGCGAGGTGGCGCAACAGCTCCGGCAGGCCGGCCAGCAGCAGCGCGCCGAGGATGACGCCGGGGATGTGCCCCAGGCCACCCAGCACCACCATCGCGACGATCATCACCGACTCCATCAGCACGAACGACTCCGGATACACGCCGCGCATCAGCGACGCGAACAGCACGCCCGCGATCCCCCCGAACGTCGCACTGGAGCCAAACGCCGCGAGCTTGAGGTTGCGCGTGTTGATCCCCATCGCCTTGGCGGCAATTTCGTCCTCGCGGATGGCCATCCAGGCACGGCCGATGCGCGAGTTGCCCATGCGGTGCGCGACGATGACCGTCATCACGACGAAGAACAGAATCAGGTAGTAGTACAGCGTCACCGACTCGAACGTGTACGACCAGTCACCGAGCGAGACGGTGAGCCGCTGCCCCATGTTGTGGCCGAACACCGTCACCGCATCCACCCCGGCGATGCCCTTGGGGCCGTTGGTGATGTTGATGGGGCGGTCGAGGTTGAGCATGAAGATGCGCACGATCTCGCCGAAGCCCAGCGTCACGATCGCGAGGTAGTCGCCGCGCAGCTTGAGCACCGGGTAGCCCAGCATCAGACCGGTCATCCCAGCGAGCACCGCCGCGAGGAAGATCACGATCCAGAAGCTCAGGTGAATACCGTTGGGGAACATCGCCGCGATCGCGGGGAAGTTGTCGGCCAGGTGGCTGGATGCCAGCAGGCTGTACAGATACGCCCCGACGGCAAAAAACGCGATGAAGCCGAGGTCGAGCAGGCCGGCGTAGCCGACCACGATGTTCAGGCCCAGCGCCAGCATCACGTACAGCAACGCGATGTCGACGATGCGCACCCACGAGTTGC
This region of Tepidimonas taiwanensis genomic DNA includes:
- a CDS encoding ABC transporter ATP-binding protein, whose translation is MANTLLKVTGLKVSYGGIKAVKGVDLEVREGELVTLIGSNGAGKTTTMKAITGMLLAEAGDIVYQGRSIRGMGSWDLVKLGLVMVPEGRGVFTRMTITENLLMGAYVRTDKAGIEADIERMFALFPRLKERRDQLAGTMSGGEQQMLAMARALMARPKLLLLDEPSMGLSPIMVDKIFEVVRDVHAQGMTVLLVEQNARRALQVADRGYVMDSGEILMTGEAKAMLDDPKVRAAYLGEAATA
- a CDS encoding HEPN domain-containing protein, with product MTADNPATTALIRKAKTALASAEALFALGDVDGAVNRAYYAMFDAARAALLGVDGGMDPSVARTHSGLIAIFGQRLVKGGHVKPELGRWLNRAHEIRMVADYGGEAVQPEDAHTLIGQAATFVEAMAALLESRAA
- a CDS encoding AAA family ATPase, coding for MQITRLILKNWRNFRSVDVTLGPRTYVLGPNAAGKSNLLEVFRFLRTIVQAKGGGLQQAVERCGGLSRLRSLHARRDPEVRIEVEVTDDTAHSPPHIWHYVLALKSEGKGQQRPIVTQERVMLNGREIVVRPNDEDRKDPERLTQTHLEQIATNVEFRDLYDFFGATTYLHLVPQLLKHGDEISGRVLEQDPFGQGLMQRIAATPKKVRDARLRRIRWAALDKAVPLFSELRFEQDVVTGMWHLEANFKHWRDKGAWQRENQFSDGTLRLVGLLWALQDGEGLLLLEEPELSLHEEVVRRIPLLIDRVLRDLKRRATSRQVIVSTHSKALLDSVSDATILVIEPGPNGSTVRLPTPAETEQMEHGLTPAEVFVAKTCPKSVEQLGLFE
- a CDS encoding site-specific DNA-methyltransferase — translated: MSTTPPRQTADKIQRIASILLSLVPSDGRAVGNVWLRREIEARLATDGLTLSEDEYWQVHGTLVAQGVLVKGQGRGGSVRRAVPAPDGHPAEISVSESHSAPPDDFDLRPVEAPATATTATTPRRTSTAGRAAVGRPPRGVGDGPAQILSYRHGDRRVNNPEVGMVTPATDPDAGKTRWTYDPHLDPALQFDPQRARIEALIDDALASGDAERMRAALQELKRLQAPYLNWAGKAERTSFEVDTVSLHVHERIDPMSILAAVRKAMKGEGKVRGEQSSGPFQYGLFNAPFENLPLRDAIDFYRHEKGWANRLIAGDSLLVMNSLLQKESMRGRVQMIYIDPPYGIKYGSNFQPFVNRRDVKDRNDEDLTQEPEQIRAFRDTWELGIHSYLTYLRDRLLLARELLHESGSIFVQISDENVHHVRELMDEIFGIDNFYAQINFRSMSPLGQAGLASVYDYIVWYAKDRSRTKYRPIYRAREIEDEPEFCFLDSGGGIFKKIGKEEIAELNAEARQRIFKRSVLTSSGYTPSCTYVFDALGDSHSPLSGKSWRTHHDGMARLVKANRLVILGSNPYFRQFHSDFGLVQLENSWIDTAAGYSDQKVYVVQTSDRVIERCLLMTTDPGDLVLDPTCGSGTTAFVAEKWGRRWITCDTSRVAVTLAKQRLMTASYDYYELKYPHEGLKGGFIYRAQPYITLSTIANNQEIDAIYDRMHPAIEAALADLNAALRAAPPAPYVVTEGGRKGKAVDFSLPASKKETLPCGDEVMAGALLEWEVPFDFPADWPEAARAAFEAFHAARQAMQRAMDASIAAHADQELLYDQPAVAKNKLRITGPFTVEAVPFPTVKSLDEPLGPAQADASVARLGESGRQHQWRDELLKTGIRGGGGQVLRFADLEPLPSDPAIRYLHAAGHLDSGERVVVSFGPEHAALEQRQVAHALNEAGTLFPLPKMIVFCAFAFDPEAAKDIDAIRGITALKAQMNPDLLTEDLKRARASNQSFWLMGQPEVEVRRRRDGLYEVEVHGFDYFDTVKGELVSGGKSKIAMWSLDTDYDDRSLFPRQVFFPMAGKGEGWEKLKKNIRAELDEAKLQAFHGTVSLPFAAGDHRKIAVKIVDDRGIESLKVMLLKD
- the lysS gene encoding lysine--tRNA ligase; translated protein: MTTQPPTEPTPADAHADSPLIAERREKLRALRAAAQQGGPVAFPNDVRPQHTAEGLQAEYGHMSNELLEPLQARVSVAGRMMLKRVMGKASFATIQDASFGPTGGRIQLYLTKDALGEATYEAFKHWDLGDILYAEGTVFKTRTGELSVKADRLRLVVKSLRPLPDKFHGVHDQELKYRQRYVDLMTDVAARERFVARSRAVTALREVMVSNGFLEVETPMLHPIPGGANARPFVTYHHALDQEMYLRIAPELYLKRLLVGGFDRVFEINRNFRNEGISVRHNPEFTMMEFYAAYWNHADMMAYTERLIRQVAHAVCGGGRLVYQGRDVDLDAPFERLTIREAILRHTDAGERVDDPEWLRTQLRRLGVDPVKERLDSRSLAGLQVLYFEETVEDKLWQPTFICNHPTEISPLARASDTDPTITERFELYITGREVANGFSELNDPEDQAARFHAQVANKDAGDDEAMYFDADYIRALEYGMPPAGGCGIGIDRLVMLLTDSASIRDVILFPALRREG
- the rpoH gene encoding RNA polymerase sigma factor RpoH; this encodes MTAMTPALSSAAPVPAPVWSSTSLTLPPLGNLDAYISAVNRIPMLTAEEERDCARRWREQHDLEAAGRLVLSHLRLVVAISRQYLGYGLPQADLIQEGNIGLMKAVKRFDPAQGVRLVSYAVHWIKAEIHEFILRNWRMVKVATTKAQRKLFFNLRALKRDLRAGAADEDAVRERLSDAEIDVVARELKVSRDDVIEMETRLSGGDVALDPLPGDDGEDTHGPIAYLADHRHEPTAVLEARERELLASEGIERALAQLDERSRRIVTARWLQVNDDGSGGATLQELAHEYGVSAERIRQIEAAALKKLRKALEAYAA
- a CDS encoding ABC transporter ATP-binding protein, yielding MTDTILKVSGVSKRFGGLQALSDVGIQIQRGQVYGLIGPNGAGKTTFFNVITGLYTPDSGTFELGGKPYVPTAVHEVAKAGIARTFQNIRLFAEMTVLENVMVGRHVRTRTGLIGAILRTPGFKAEEKAIAERAMELLEYVGIAKYADYKARTLSYGDQRRLEIARALATDPQLIALDEPAAGMNATEKVQLRELIDRIRRDGRTILLIEHDVKLVMGLCDRVTVLDYGKQLAEGTPAEVQRNPKVIEAYLGTGGH
- a CDS encoding ABC transporter permease subunit translates to MSQSSNKSKLIAFALAAIGLLVLPLLLQATGSNSWVRIVDIALLYVMLALGLNIVVGYAGLLDLGFIAFFAVGAYLYSLLASSHLADNFPAIAAMFPNGIHLSFWIVIFLAAVLAGMTGLMLGYPVLKLRGDYLAIVTLGFGEIVRIFMLNLDRPINITNGPKGIAGVDAVTVFGHNMGQRLTVSLGDWSYTFESVTLYYYLILFFVVMTVIVAHRMGNSRIGRAWMAIREDEIAAKAMGINTRNLKLAAFGSSATFGGIAGVLFASLMRGVYPESFVLMESVMIVAMVVLGGLGHIPGVILGALLLAGLPELLRHLAGPLHHLTDGRLAPEILRQLLIALAMIIVMLLRPRGLWPAPEHGKALSK
- a CDS encoding nucleotidyltransferase domain-containing protein; translated protein: MHRLDPDTERAARQFLDRIRGRYDLAGAIVYGSRARGNPRPDSDVDLAVILRGERRRTLPIKLDMADAAFDVLLATNVLISPLPVWLDEWEHPDTFSNPALLRNIEREGVPL